Sequence from the Amycolatopsis sp. NBC_00345 genome:
GGGCAATCGGAACAACCGGCTGCTCATCCCCGACCTGGTTGTGAGCACCGCGCCAGGGCTCGAAGGTGTGAGCCTGACCGAGCAGCAAATGGCCATGGTGGTGGAGATCGAGTCGCCGTCGACGAGGGTTCAGGATCGGATCCTGAAGAAAGCGCTGTACGCCGAGGCGCTCATCCCGTACTACCTGCTCGTCGACCCGGCCCAGGAGCCGGTGGCCGCCACCGTGTTCGGGCTGGACGGCGGGGAGTACGTGCCGATCGAGGAGAGCGAAGGCGGAGTGCTGGAGCTGGTGGAGCCGTTCGGGGCGCGGGTGGATCTTCGCGGCTGAGCCGGGCGTTCAGGCGCGAGCGGTGGGCGCGGTCGAAGCTGGCGTTTGTACGAATCGTGTACGCCGGACGCGCACAGTCGCGGGCATGGCTATCGACATCGGACACTTGCCCCGGCGAGCGTTTCTCCGTGGTGCGGCCGGGATGACGGCCGCCGCGGCGGCGGGTCTGCTGCTGCCCGGCCTGGCGCGCGCGGCCGGCGAACCGCGGATCTACAGCTGCGCCGAGTGGGGTGCGCGGCCGCCCGCGGACCCGCTCACCACGCTCGACCACCCGGCCAACCGGATCCTCATCCACCACATCGACTGCCCCAACAGCACGGACTACTCGCTCGAGCACGCGTTCCAGGTCGCGCGCGACGACCAGGCCGACCACATCGACAACAACGGCTGGTCCGACACCGGCCAGCACTTCACCGTCTCCCGCGGCGGCTACCGCATGGAAGGCCGCCACGGCAGCCTCGACGCACTGCGCAGCGGCGACAAGATCGTCCGCGCCGCGCACTGCCCCGGCCAGAACGACAACGCCATCGGCATCGAGAACGAGGGCACCTACATGACCGTCGAGCCGCCGGAGGCGCAGTGGTCGTCGCTGGTGGTGTTCTGCGCCTACATCTGCACGCAGTACGGCATCCCGGTCGAGGAGATCAAGGGCCACCGCGACTACTACAACACCGATTGCCCCGGCGACAAGCTGTACGCCCGGCTCCCCGAACTCCGGTCCGACGTCGCGGCGCAGCTGTCCACCCGCTGAAGGCTCGTGAGTGTTGATGACGGTTAGAACCGTCATCAACACTCACGAGCTTTAATGCAGCCAGCGCATCACCGAGCACAGCGACTCCGGGTCCAGCGACCCCAGCTCCGCGATCTCGCCGCGGCGCACGTCCATCAGCGTCGTGGCGAGTTCGGGGCCGAAGGCGGACTTCAGCACGTCGTCGGCCTCGAACGCGGCCACCGCTTCGGCCAGTGACCGGGGCAGCCGGGTTACTCCCGAAGACGCGGCTTCCTCCGGCGACAGCGCGCCCGGGTCGACGTCCACCGGCGCGGGCAGGCGGGCGCCGGAATCGAGGCCGGACAGGCCGGCGAAGAGCAGGCCCGCGACGACGAGGTACGGGTTCGCCGTCAGGTCGAAGCACTTCACCTCCAGGTTCGCCGCCGTGTCGCGCTGGCCGGGGGCGCCGCGGATCAGGCGCAGCGGCGCCTCGCGATTTTCCAGGCCCCACGCGGTGAACACGCCCGCCCAGTGGTGCGGCTCCAGCCGCAGGTAGCTGAGCACCGACGGCGCGCCCACGGCCAGCAGCGCGGGCAGCCGCGCCAGGATCCCCGCCCCGAACGACGAAGCCCCGGCGGTCAGCCCGAACGGGCCGTCGCCGCCGGAGCACAGGTTCCGCGAGCCGTCCCAGACACTCAGGTGAACGTGCCCGCCGTTGCCGACGCCGCCGGGCGCGAACTTCGGCGTGAACGACGCCCGCAGCCCGTGATCGGCGGTCACCGTGCGGATCGTCTCGCGCGTCAGCACCGCGAGGTCCGCCGCGCGCACCGGGTCCGCGGCCGCCACCGACAGCTCGAACTGGCCCGCCGCGTACTCCGGGTGGATCTGCTCCACCTCGACGTGCTGACTGTCCAAAGCGGACACCAGTGTGCGCAGGTAGCCGGCGTTGCCGGTCAGCCGTGAGTAGCCGTACGCCGGGCCGGGCAACGGATCGCCGTCGGGATCCGTGACGACCCACTCGGTCTCGAACGCCATCCGAGCGGAGTAACCGCGCTCGGCCAGCCGCTCGACGCCCGCGACGGCCAGCGCCCGCGCGTCCTGCGGGTGCGGCGCGCCCTCCTGGTCGTACTTCAGCACCGGCGCCCACGCCCAGCCGGACGGCGACGCGAGCACCGTCAGCGCGTCGAGGTCCGGGTGCAGCCGGAGGTCGCCGACCGGGCCGGGCGAGTACGCGCCGTCGGCGATCGTGTCCGTGCAGAGGAAGAAGTCGAACGAGTTGGACGCGCCCACGCCCCACGCGGCGGCGGACGCGAGCCGGCCCACCGGCACCGCCTTGACCCGCGAGATCCCGGAGTTGTCGACGAAGGTCAGCGCGATCAGCTCCACCCCCGCGCGCCCCAGCCGGGCGGCCGCTTCGGTGCCGCGCCGTGAAAGTTCCGCCCGATCGAGCTGGCTCATCGTTCTCCCGCGCTGTTCACTGTGTACCGCACACGAACCGTCCACGTTGGCTTCGAGGAGCGCATCGTGTCAGACCCCGCCGAAACCCGTCCAGCGCTGCGCCGCACCTTGTCCGTCTGGCAGGCCGTCGGCCTTTCGGTGGCGCTGATGGCCCCGAGCATGGCCGCCAGCATCAACCCGCAGCAGACCGCGGCGGCGGCCGGTCGTGCCGTGCCGCTCGCGTTCCTGCTCTCCGCCGCCGGGGTGCTGCTGGTGGCGTACGGCTTCGTCCGGCTCTGCCAGCACTACCAGCACGCCGGCTCGGTCTACGCCTTCGTCGGCGCGACGCTCGGCCCGCGGGCCGGCGTGGTTTCGGGCATCGGCCTGCTCGGCACGTACACCTTCTACGCCGTGGTCACCAGCTCCGCCGCCGGCACCCTCGGCACGGCTTTCCTCACGCAGACCGGGATCTGGCCGGACCCGCCGTGGTGGGGGCCGTTCGTGCTGACCGCCGTCGCGCTCGTCGGCAGCTGGCTGCTCGCTGTGGCGCCCGCGCGCCGCGGCACCAGCACGCTGCTCGCGGTGGAGGGCGCGACGATCGCCCTCATCCTGCTGGTCACCGTGATCATCCTGGTCCGGCTGATCGCCGGGAACGCGCCGGGCGGCGGCCGGTTCACGCTCGAGGTCTTCACCTTCGCCCCGGACGCCGGGCTGTCCGGCGTCTTCCTGGGCGCGGTGTTCGGGTTCCTGTCGTTCGCAGGGTTCGAGGCGGCCGCGACGCTGGGGGAGGAGACCCGCGACCCGCGCCGGAACATCCCGCGCGCCATCCTCGGCACGGCGATCTTCGGCGGCGCCTACTTCGTCATCGTCACCGCCGTCGAGATGATGGCGTTCCGCTCCGACGCGAAGGCCTTCCACGACTCGCCTTCGCTGCTGGGCGACCTCGGCGGCCGGTTCGTCGGCTCCTGGGTGGGCGATGTGATCAGCGTGG
This genomic interval carries:
- a CDS encoding Uma2 family endonuclease encodes the protein MMTPAEPEIRLAYRAGGWIVDDVLALPEERTGGNRVELVDGVLLVSPLARLEHQRLVGRLWGELSPAAAPRLEVLPGATLVLGNRNNRLLIPDLVVSTAPGLEGVSLTEQQMAMVVEIESPSTRVQDRILKKALYAEALIPYYLLVDPAQEPVAATVFGLDGGEYVPIEESEGGVLELVEPFGARVDLRG
- a CDS encoding APC family permease — translated: MSDPAETRPALRRTLSVWQAVGLSVALMAPSMAASINPQQTAAAAGRAVPLAFLLSAAGVLLVAYGFVRLCQHYQHAGSVYAFVGATLGPRAGVVSGIGLLGTYTFYAVVTSSAAGTLGTAFLTQTGIWPDPPWWGPFVLTAVALVGSWLLAVAPARRGTSTLLAVEGATIALILLVTVIILVRLIAGNAPGGGRFTLEVFTFAPDAGLSGVFLGAVFGFLSFAGFEAAATLGEETRDPRRNIPRAILGTAIFGGAYFVIVTAVEMMAFRSDAKAFHDSPSLLGDLGGRFVGSWVGDVISVGAAVSAFGCCLACVVGGSRLLFALGRDAFDGRGIGRTSAKGTPVAAVTAVALAAALIIVVCAVFFGATAADTFAWSGSIGTLILLVIYLLTTLGAILLLFVRRRMRVPWWHLVFPLGALAVLGYTVYVNVVPYPTEGPARWFPVVAGAVLVLAVILVLAVPGLARRVGERLAVAEGGP
- a CDS encoding peptidoglycan recognition protein family protein, producing MDIGHLPRRAFLRGAAGMTAAAAAGLLLPGLARAAGEPRIYSCAEWGARPPADPLTTLDHPANRILIHHIDCPNSTDYSLEHAFQVARDDQADHIDNNGWSDTGQHFTVSRGGYRMEGRHGSLDALRSGDKIVRAAHCPGQNDNAIGIENEGTYMTVEPPEAQWSSLVVFCAYICTQYGIPVEEIKGHRDYYNTDCPGDKLYARLPELRSDVAAQLSTR
- a CDS encoding glutamine synthetase family protein, with translation MSQLDRAELSRRGTEAAARLGRAGVELIALTFVDNSGISRVKAVPVGRLASAAAWGVGASNSFDFFLCTDTIADGAYSPGPVGDLRLHPDLDALTVLASPSGWAWAPVLKYDQEGAPHPQDARALAVAGVERLAERGYSARMAFETEWVVTDPDGDPLPGPAYGYSRLTGNAGYLRTLVSALDSQHVEVEQIHPEYAAGQFELSVAAADPVRAADLAVLTRETIRTVTADHGLRASFTPKFAPGGVGNGGHVHLSVWDGSRNLCSGGDGPFGLTAGASSFGAGILARLPALLAVGAPSVLSYLRLEPHHWAGVFTAWGLENREAPLRLIRGAPGQRDTAANLEVKCFDLTANPYLVVAGLLFAGLSGLDSGARLPAPVDVDPGALSPEEAASSGVTRLPRSLAEAVAAFEADDVLKSAFGPELATTLMDVRRGEIAELGSLDPESLCSVMRWLH